The region CGCGTCCCTTGGCCCCTCCCCGCGTCGCAGTTGATCGACTTCTACCTCGGCAGCCCGTGGCTGGGTGCGATCGGCAACCTCCTCGCCGACGCCGTCTCGAGCGCGAAGTGGGACCTGGCCGCCCGCGACGTCGACACGAGCGGGCAACCCCTCGACCGCGCCGGCGACTTCGACAAGGCCAGCGACGAGAACTACCGCCGCGCGAAGGCCTGGCTCAGCAGGGAGACGATCGGGCGGGAGGGCGCCAGCGAACTCGACCTGCCCGCCCTCCTCCGGGCCCTGTGCGTCGCGAACGACCAGACCGGCAACGTCTTCGTCGAGGTCCTCCGCGACCAGGCCGGCCGCGAACCCATGCAGGTCAGCCATCTCCTCCCGCAGTTCGTTTGGTACGAGGCGCGCGACACCGGCCTCGTCCTCAGGCAGGAGGACCCGTTCGGGAAGCCCGTCGACTTCGTACCGTTCGGCACGCGCAAGGCGAGCGACAAGGATACCCGCGAGTTCCTGCATCAACGGCAGACGAACCTCGCGAGCAGCTTCTACGGCCTGCCCTCCTGGATCGCGGCGCGTGACAGCGTCGAGGTCGACAACCAGCACCGCAGGTACCTCAAGGGCTTCTTCAAGAACCACGGCACGCCTCGCTACCTGGTAACCGTCACCGAGGATCCGACCTGGACG is a window of Trueperaceae bacterium DNA encoding:
- a CDS encoding phage portal protein, with amino-acid sequence RVPWPLPASQLIDFYLGSPWLGAIGNLLADAVSSAKWDLAARDVDTSGQPLDRAGDFDKASDENYRRAKAWLSRETIGREGASELDLPALLRALCVANDQTGNVFVEVLRDQAGREPMQVSHLLPQFVWYEARDTGLVLRQEDPFGKPVDFVPFGTRKASDKDTREFLHQRQTNLASSFYGLPSWIAARDSVEVDNQHRRYLKGFFKNHGTPRYLVTVTEDPTWTGQKPGDDALDALFEQVRGFLEANQGDMAGRNLILQYPGGITVTAQALDHKLEDPTFPNTAKLARDEILAVRHVSLINLGLPEGGYRATAETQADDFVTQALIPFAAPAVAIINRILHAPAPSGLGITDYDFELTFDDAEQLMRKVEALVKAAGAPILSQAEARQVLGYEPAGETVPLLPTTMLPAGDFGVGGPDAETTED